The region CCGGTGATGTAACGTTGACAGCGAATTTTGCTGCCATCGATTACACACTCACGCTGACCGCTAACCCGGCCGAAGGCGGAACCGTAACAGGCGATGGCACTTACAACGTGGGCGATGCTGCTTCCATTACAGCCACACCCGCAGCAGGTTATGAATTTGTAAACTGGACAGGTGATACCGATTACATCGACGATGCCACAGCAGCCAGTGCAACGGTAACCATGCCCGCTGGCGATGTAACACTGACAGCGAACTTTGCCGCTATCGATTACACGCTTACATTGAATGCCACACCAGTAGCGGGAGGAACCGTAACAGGTGGAGGTACTTTCAATATGGGAGATGCAGCTTCAATCACTGCTACCCCTGAAACGGGCTACGAGTTTGTAAACTGGACAGGCGATACGGATTATATTGACGATGCGACCGCTGCCAACGCAACAGTAACCATGCCCGCCGGTGATGTAACGTTGACAGCGAATTTTGCTGCCATCGATTACACACTCACGCTGACCGCTAACCCGGCCGAAGGCGGAACCGTAACAGGCGATGGCACTTACAACCTGGGCGATGCCGCTTCCATCACAGCCACACCCGAGGCAGGTTATGAATTTGTAAACTGGACAGGCGATACGGATTACCTCGACGATGCCACTGCCGCCAGTGCGACGGTCACCATGCCCGCTGGTGATGTAACGTTGACAGCGAATTTTGCAGCCATCAATTACACGCTAACCTTGAATGCCGCACCTGTAGAAGGTGGAACCGTAACAGGCGATGGCACTTACAATGTGGGCGATGCCGCTTCCATTACAGCCACACCGGAAGCAGGTTATGAATTTGTAAACTGGACAGGCGATACGGATTATATCGACGATGCCACAGCCGCCAGTGCGACGGTCACCATGCCTGCCGGTGATGTAACGCTGACAGCGAATTTTGCCGCTATAGATTACACGCTTACGTTGAATGCCGCACCTGTTGAAGGCGGAACCGTAACAGGTGGTGGAACCTACAATGTGGGCGATGCAGCTTCAATCACAGCTACCCCTGAATCGGGTTATGAATTTGTAAACTGGACAGGCGATACGGATTATATTGACGATGCGACCGCTGCCAACGCAACAGTAACCATGCCCGCCGGTGATGTAACGTTGACAGCGAATTTTGCCGCTATAGATTACACGCTTACATTGAATGCCACACCAGTAGACGGAGGAACCGTAGCAGGTGACGGTACTTATAATATGGGTGACCTGGTAACACTTACGGCTACTTCTGCCGGGGATTACGAGTTCATAAAATGGACCGATGAGGATGATAATTTAATCAGCGAAGATGCAACTTTTGAATATACCATGCCAGCCAGTGATGTGGCATTAAATGCGGTGTTTGAATACGTAAATTTTATTGCTGATTATAGCAATACTTCATCTAAAGTTTATCCGAATCCTTTTGATCAGGTTATCTTTATCGAAAATGCAACGAATATTACTAAAGTTGAGCTTCTGACTATAACCGGCGAATTGATTCATATTGCAAACGGACCGATAAATGAGATAAATACCGAAGGTACTGAACCTGGTATTTATTTGTTAAAAATAACAGATCGCGAAGGTAAGGTTTCTATACAGAAGCTAATCAGGCGCTAAGTCTCAAATCGCTATAAAAAGGGGCCGTCCATACATTATTTGGGCGGCCTTTTTTATGAGATTATCCTTAATCATCTTTCTTAATGCGATTACTTCTCTGTTTTTTCCTGATATATTCTATATTTGAATAAGATTAAAATCATATTTTGTGTAATGTTATGGATGGATTTCGGGAAAAATTTGGGTCCTCTATTGCTGTAATTACTTTTTTATTAGTTGTATTGGCATCTTTCTTTATTATTAGTAACAAAGATAAAAATACTGAATTATACAGCAATGGACTTTCTGTAGATATGGATAAGGGAGAAGTGGTTTCGCTTGAAGGTCCTATGGAGTTTTACTGGAAAAAACTTTATACACCTACCGATTTCCATCAATTAAATATTGAAGGGGCTGACACATTATTTTTTCCTGATTCATGGAACGGCAAAATAGTTAATGGAAAGGAACTACAAGGTAAGGGCTTTGCAACATTTCGTACAAATCTATTTTTTGATTCATTACAACCCATGGCGATCCTGATTGATGATTATTGCAATTCATTCAAATTATGGATTAATGGTGAACTCATCGCAAAAGCTGGCCGGGTGGGGCCTACTTATGCCTCAACAAAATCTGTTAAGGTAAATTCAATTGCATATTTTACACCGCGAAAAGGGTCCAATGAATTTGTGCTTCAAACGGCAAATTATGATGAGAAGTATGGTGGTTTCCGGCAGGCATTCCTAATAGGAGCCGAAGACAAAATAGTGCAAAAAAGGAATGATGTGCACGTGATCGATACCCTGGTACTCGGGTTTTTATTTACTACTTTTCTGTATTATCTGGGCCTGTTCATATTTGTGCCATCTGAAAAGAGTCTTTTGTATTTTAGTTTATTGGTATTCTTTATTTTTTTGCGGCAACTGTTACTTGGTAATGCAGGTATAATGAATGAATGGATAAATACACATGTCCATTTTTATTTGAAAATTACCATTGCTTCTGCACTCGCATCATCTTGGATGGTATTTTTTGTTTTTCGCTCTGTATTTCCAAAATTCCTGGCTCGGAAAGTTTTCAATATTTATTGCGGATTAATGCTAATGTTTTTAGTGTTTACTTTTATTTTTCCTATTTACCATGTTTCAGTGGGTATGCATTATATCCAAATAGTCGTGCTGGGTAGTATGACTTATATTTTTTATTTGGCTCTGAAGACTTTTACGAAAGCGGATAAGGAAAAGCGCTTAATAGCATTGGGGATGATATTATTTTTGGCAACTGTGGTGCTGGAAGCTTTAATTTTTAATCGACAGATTAGTA is a window of Salinivirga cyanobacteriivorans DNA encoding:
- a CDS encoding 7TM-DISM domain-containing protein, with amino-acid sequence MDGFREKFGSSIAVITFLLVVLASFFIISNKDKNTELYSNGLSVDMDKGEVVSLEGPMEFYWKKLYTPTDFHQLNIEGADTLFFPDSWNGKIVNGKELQGKGFATFRTNLFFDSLQPMAILIDDYCNSFKLWINGELIAKAGRVGPTYASTKSVKVNSIAYFTPRKGSNEFVLQTANYDEKYGGFRQAFLIGAEDKIVQKRNDVHVIDTLVLGFLFTTFLYYLGLFIFVPSEKSLLYFSLLVFFIFLRQLLLGNAGIMNEWINTHVHFYLKITIASALASSWMVFFVFRSVFPKFLARKVFNIYCGLMLMFLVFTFIFPIYHVSVGMHYIQIVVLGSMTYIFYLALKTFTKADKEKRLIALGMILFLATVVLEALIFNRQISTEYILHYGLVVFIVFESYAFGVKLSKTYQQNVNLNKQLEFQNVNLQRLVDEKSNEIVEAKERELFSAMLQKSSADKFLLQLKDDLSKLNTDNSKAEKKLSDIMKSLELSVDDEEFGNHLLHFEKIHPHFFEVLQEQNPDLTQNELKLCAYLKLNLSYKDIANILHVQPESVRKAKSRMRRKMGLASDGQVHDYLLAIKTR